The Malus sylvestris chromosome 3, drMalSylv7.2, whole genome shotgun sequence genomic sequence CAACAAACGTTTCTGCTCTCCAGGTCTCTACATTTTTATTTCCCTCCAAATCTAGTTAATATATCAATTATGATTGACTGGGATCAACTTAGATGCTAATTTCTTGAGAATTATATCCTAATTATGTGCCAATTGGGGATGTTTGCAGTTTGATTGGGACACCTTGAGTTTGTACTAATTCTGGCATCCATTtagtccctttttttttttttttttacggatttattggattcaaatttaaatgaaGATTTATTAATCGGAATTTGGGAACTTTCAAACTCCAATTTCTTGAGAGTTATGTTGTTAATATGTTTCATTTAAGGATATCTCCAGTTTGATTGGAACCCACATTGGGTTGGAACTAATTTTGAAATCAGTTATGTTTTAATAGTTAATACCTGGTTgggattatttttgtttaaggATTTCTGATTTATATTGACTTGATTTGGGAATTGCAGTTTGAATGGGCCTGGCAGAATCCAACTGTATCAAAAGCAGTTAGGCAGGCTGCTGCAAACTTTAAAACCCTTGGAGGACTTGTCAGCAAGATCAAGCTTGCATACACAATGCTCACTCTTCCGCCATGGCACAGGTATCGTTTTATTAGTTTTCACGTGAATTGTGAGTGAATGAATACAAATATGCTTTTTATTTTGCTCATACTAATGGGATGTgaagttttgtttgtttggatcACCAGCTTGAACCTCACTGTGAACTTCTTTTCAAGCCAGTACATCAAGCATTCTACTGGCTGTCCACGCCTGCCGGAGCAGATGAAGGTCAAAGTTTGTTCCATGGATGATCTTCCTTCCTCAACCAAACTATCTGATGACATTTTCGAAAATGAAGATGATTGGTGCAATGAAAGGGAATGTGACGAAGATATGTGTACCAGTAGTTCACCACAGGAAGACACATTATCAGACATCATGGTTCATAATTCACCAGGCGATCAGCAAAATGATATCGGCAATAAGGTTGGAAATTATGAGTGCTGCAATGAAAAAGAATGCGATGAAGTTGGAAATTATGAGTGCTGCAATGAAAAAGAATGCGATGAATTCTTGAATGACAGCACATTATCAGATTTTATAGTTCATAATTCAGAAGACGATCAGCAGGATGATACAGGAAAGACAATTAACGACGTAAATGGAGACAGTCAAGAAGTAAGAGAAGATTTCACAGAGCAGTTTGGTTTTATAACATCACCGGTGAGAATTCCATCTTCGAATGTGGCTACCAGTACCACATCTTCTGATGACTGTAGCGTTGAATTGAGGCATCCTGTAAGGGAACAATTGACAACTACAGTTACAGACGATGATCAGTCACTGGGCAAAAGCTATCTCAGGCCTTGTGGAGGCGAGATAATAGATTTGACAACTCCAGCTCCCCAATGCAGAAGCGGTTTATGCGGGAAAAAGAGCAGAGTTACTAGTGCTTATCCTCAGATTATTGACTTGACTATGTCTCCAAATTTCATCCAGTTATAGTGCTTGATGATCTTGTGGTTTGGTTGAAATAATTTAGAGGAATTATTGTCATCTTTGCCTGATGGCATATTATTGTAATACTTCTGTTCTTACAGTTTTTACTGGAATAAAAATCTTCTTTTTACCCACTTGCTACTTTTACTGCCTTGCTTTGATGGCTTGATGAAGATTGCATTTACTCCCCTGTTTTTGACATTTTATCTTTACAAACTGGTTTGGACTAACTTGCATATCAAaggaaggtttttttttcttcctcaaaagCCTGCTTATGCTTAAATGTTTCGAGTTAATCAAGCTTTGTGTTGTAAAGTTTATGCTTTGTTTCTGCAGTGCAATTAATTGAGTCGATTGAAATGTGCTATTCATGTTTTGCAACTAGCTCTGAAGGTGAGGAGGTTAAGACCAAGTTGGATGACAAGAACTCGTTCGCTCGAGAACTGCACCTACAAGATGCGGAACACTGTGAAGGATGAGAAAGAAGATCTAAATTTCATCCAATCATAGAATCTTTGATGTTGTTATAGCTTGGTGCCTGATGGCATATTGTAAGTTGTATTGTAAGCATACTGGTGTGAGCAATCTTTGTTCAAAACCTGCAACCACTGCAAACTGGTTTCAGCTGTCCTACATCTTTGAGTTAGTTTTACTTTCTCCAAAACCTGCTCATTCTTGAACTTCTTGCTGTAATTAAGCTTTGTGCTCACGCCTAATGAAGTCAGATTTAAATTATAACTAGCTGCAGACAAGAAATTATACATTTTGAACAAATTGAAAAGGAAATCAAGTTGAATTTAAGAAAGCAGTTCTCCATTATTCGGTCatcaaatttacaaatcatCAGAAGTAAAATTACTGGAAAAACGGAAACAGTTCATTGATAATTTTACATGATCATCCGTAACAAAACACTATAGGCAATTGAAGaacacaaaaattaataagaggaGAAATTAAAGCCGGTGAAAATCGTGTTACAAATCTTCATTCAGTACCAAGTTCTGCAGGTAGTGAAATTAATTACATCAAAATATGTGGCATGAACTGATCTTCCGTAAACAAATAACTATTCAAGTAGCTGCTTCCGAACAATGATTGGTCAACCACATTGTCGAAGGCACTTGGATGATAAGCTTCCTCTACTCCTCCTCCATCAGCAAACATAAAATCCCGGTAGAGACTTGGATTCAAAGGTTCTGCTTCTTGGGTTTCAGAAAGCCAATATTGCTCTAATAAACTTGGATCCCAAGCTTTCTCTTCTACGGTTCCATCTTCAGCAGTCCCAGATGATGCTGGCAAAGGCAGTTCTCGGGTTTCAGGAATAAACTCCCCTGACATATTAGTATACAGAGCTTGATCTTCTCCTCCATCGGCAACGACGGATGAAACCGGCAGTTGCACATCTTTCCTTTCTTTACCCAATAACAATTCCTCTGAGGCAGAAGCTGTTGGAAAACGCGCTTCTACTGCTCCTCCATTGGTCGGCTCTTTAGCCAATACGTCGTCTAATTCGTCAGCAGTGATGGTGAATCTCGGATCATTATCATCATAACCATAATCAACATAATCACCGACCGCAAACTCATTGTTCTCTTGATCAGAAATCACAAAATTACTAGTTAGACAAGAATTGCCTTGTCGTCCTTCCTCGTCAACAACATTGATCGCATGCATGTTTTGTTCGATCTCTTCGTTAGCccgcttcttcttcatcttcggCACTTCCTCATCCTGTGAAGATGAAGTCGAACACTTCCTCTTGTTAATGCCAGACGTGTTCCTCAACCGACAAAGCACAAAATCGAAGTCGTAACTTGTATGGCTGTTGCGCTTCCTCGGAGATGCAAAGAGACTGTATTCGTCTAGTTTCCACCCGCCGTGGTCCTCGGTGCCTTCATTCTTGTACCAGAAGGTTCTCTTTAGTCCGATACAGGAAGAATTGCCCTCAGTCCCTTCGACCCAAGCGGGCACCGACTTGCCTTCCCAAGTACCTCCGAGCCCCATCTTTCGATCAAGTTTGGAACCCTTGGGGGTTATCTTCTTGAGCTCAGAGAAGAAGTACAAGGCGGGTTGATCAGTAGCGCCAAGTTGAAGTGCCGCTCCTCCCCCAAAAGCTTCCCAAATCTGAGAGGGTTGGAATTTGTTGCCGAAG encodes the following:
- the LOC126617466 gene encoding structure-specific endonuclease subunit SLX1-like — translated: MRQKKKAGSEIPETLTAMAAAEEEGEGRFFACYLLSSRSPRYKGHTYIGFTVNPRRRIRQHNGEISQGAWRTKRKRPWEMVLCIYGFPTNVSALQFEWAWQNPTVSKAVRQAAANFKTLGGLVSKIKLAYTMLTLPPWHSLNLTVNFFSSQYIKHSTGCPRLPEQMKVKVCSMDDLPSSTKLSDDIFENEDDWCNERECDEDMCTSSSPQEDTLSDIMVHNSPGDQQNDIGNKVGNYECCNEKECDEVGNYECCNEKECDEFLNDSTLSDFIVHNSEDDQQDDTGKTINDVNGDSQEVREDFTEQFGFITSPVRIPSSNVATSTTSSDDCSVELRHPVREQLTTTVTDDDQSLGKSYLRPCGGEIIDLTTPAPQCRSGLCGKKSRVTSAYPQIIDLTMSPNFIQL